The Lolium rigidum isolate FL_2022 chromosome 1, APGP_CSIRO_Lrig_0.1, whole genome shotgun sequence region gacgtatcgataatttcttatgttccatgccacattattgatgttatctacatgttttatgcacactttatgtcatattcgtgcattttccggaactaacctattaacaagatgccgaagtgccgattctttgttttctgctgtttttggtttcagaaatcctagtaaggaaatattctcggaattggacgaaatcaacgcccaggggcctatttttccacggagcttccagaagaccgaagaacacacgaagtagggccacgaggtggcgacaccacgtggcggcgcggcccaggggggcccgcgccgccctatggtgtggccccctcgtccggcccccgactcgcccttccgcctacttaaagcctccgtgacgaaacccccggcaccgagagccacgatacggagaaccttccggagacgccgccgccgccgatcccatctcgggggatccaggagatcgcctccggcaccctgccggagaggggaatcatctcccggaggactctacgccgccatggtcgcctccggtgtgatgtgtgagtagtctacccctggactatgggtccatagcagtagctagatggttgtcttctccccattgtgctatcattgtcggatcttgtgagctgcctatcatgatcaagatcatctatatgtaattctatatgttgcgtttattgggatccgatgaatagagaatacttgttatgttgattatcaaagttatgcttatgtgttgtttatgatcttgcatgctctccgttactagtagatgctctggccaagtagatgcttgtaactccaagagggagtacttatgctcgatagtgggttcatgcccgcattgacactgggacagtgacgtaaagttctaaggttgtgttgtctttgttgccactagggataaaacattgatgctatgtctaaggatgtagttgttgattacattacgcaccatacttaatgcaattgtctcgttgcttgcaacttaatactcggaggggttcggatgataacctgaaggtggactttttaggcatagatgcagttggatggcggtctatgtactttgtcgtaatgcccaattaaatctcactatactcatcatgatatgtatgtgcattgtcatgctctctttatttgtcaattgcccaactgtaatttgttcacccaacatgctattcgtcttatgggagagacacctctagtgaactgtggaccccggtccaattctctttactgaaatacaatctactgcaatacttgttctactgttttctgcaaacaatcatcttccacacaatacggttaatcctttgttacagcaagccggtgagattgacaacctcactgtttcgttggggcaaagtagtttggttgtgttgtgcaggttccacgttggcgccggaatccccggtgttgcgccgcactacatcccgccgccatcaaccttcaacgtgcttcttggctcctcctggttcgataaaccttggtttctttctgagggaaaacttgctgctgtgcgcatcataccttcctcttggggttgcccaacgaacgtgtgaaatacacgccatcaactccaccttccttggtggtttcttccggacttttctagaaccttctagaaccttccgtagaaccttccgcatcattttaattcacataaaatgacatcctatatatgaatcttattctccggaccattccggaactcctcgtgatgtccgggatctcatccgggactccgaacaaatattcgaactccattccatattcaagttctaccatttcaacatccaactttaagtgtgtcaccctacggttcgcgaactatgcggacatggttgagtactcactccgaccaataaccaatagcgggatctggagatccataatggcccccacatattcaacgatgactttagtgatcgaatgaaccattcacatacaataccaattccctttgtcacgcgatattttacttgtccgaggtttgatcttcggtatcactctataccttgttcaacctcgtctcccgacaagtactctttactcgtaccgtggtatgtggtctcttatgaacttattcatatgcttgcaagatattagacgacattccaccgagagggcccggagtatatctatccgtcattgggatggacaaatcccactcgttgatccatatgcctcaactcatactttccggatacttaatcccacctttataaccacccatttacgcagtggcgtttggtgtaatcaaagtacctttccggtataagtgatttacatgatctcatggtcataaggactaggtaactatgtatcgaaagcttatagcaaataacttaatgacgagatcttatgctacgcttaattgggtgtgtccattacatcatttatataatgatataaccttgttattaataacatccaatgttcatgattatgaaactaatcatccattaatcaacaagctagtttaagaggcatactagggacttcttgttgtctacatatcacacatgtactaatgtttcggttaatacaattatagcatggtatataaacatttatcataaacataaagatatataataaccacttttattattgcctcttgggcatatctccaacagtaggtTCTATAAAAACATGAGGCGGATATAAGTAGTGAGTCTATCAAGATAAAGGCATTGCTGAATTTTTTTCGTATAGGAAACAAAGACATTTCTGGTTACGAAAATAAAATATTGTAATTTCAATCTTTTTCTACTAATCTTTGTACTGCCGATATTAAACATTTATGTTGGTGATCACGAACAGTACCTTATAGGAAATCACACTGAATGTTCAAATGATCTCTAGAGCGTATTTTTGGAAGCTAAGTACACTAAAAGCGATTTTATATAAGTTAGCCAAATATATATTTGTAAATCTTATAAACTTAAAGAAAAACACACACATAGGCCTTAATTATTACTTAAACATTTAAACCTTACACAAACTATACTAGTTATGACCTGGGTGAAAATGAAAGTGCAACATTCTATGTCTTGAAAATTAGCTCTCACATTTTTATATGAATTCACCAGTTATTGCCAAATTCATCCAGATCTTTCCCCAGGTATGCTCTATTTGTGTCGACTCAATATTTATTACATCGTCAAGCCTATGCATGTTAATACATCAATTTAACATGTGCATGTTGATCATGTTACTTTGACATCCGGCTTTGTGTGTGGAAGATACTAGTTTTTCTAAACACCATGGCATCTACACATCCACTTATCTTTAGAGATTTTAGTCTaccaaaaaacagaaaaaacagcTACATATTGTAGTGCAAAACTTATAATGATCTGCAACAATAACACCTACGGACTCGCACTTATGGAATCACACTACGGGAGTAAGTGGATAGAAGATCACGGCCCTAAAATCACGGCACACAAAAAATAATTGGACCAACTGACTGGTTCCAAGTCACTTCGTAACCCTTGTCCGTAACAAAAGTGCCCGTATGTCTAGCACTATTGCATATGTAATGTTTGAGGTTAATATATTACACTAGGCCGTATGCACTGATTGACGTTATATTTGAGGGTAATATGTTGAGAGTGGACAAATGGAGGCCGATATTTTCAAAAATTCAGAAATCATATTtgtaagtttcaaaaaattatgaaaaatGATCCTGGATGTAGTCAAGGATGGAATCTACACACATGCAAATCTCAATGTAACATTCTTAgtactttaggctacacaaaaatggcaaatgtgtggatctgagaatagtgaatagtggACATTTCAAAACTATACAATCTGTCAGATTTTATTATTTGTGTAGTttacaatacaaagaatttcacattgagattttgcatctttgtagatttcatcattgcctacatctatgattttttttcagattttttgagacttaaaactatgatttccaaaatttgaaaataaaaggccacatgtagctcggcctccgtttgCAGTTTTCCGTAATATGTTATGCTAGGCCGTATGCATTGACTGATGTAGAGGACAGTCTTcttctttttaagaaaaacaaaaagatataatctgATGAATTCCACactcatattttttttttttgtaactcAGTACTTCAAAGAGAAAACAGATTCGACAAGCAAAACATACACTCTATAGTTTTACTAGGGCAGCAACAACTTAGCCATCCTTCTTAAGGATGATGAACTATTTTGTACCGATGGAGCCTCGGCAACGTCATTTCACAAGCAAATTCCGATCATCCAAGTCAGGTACTCAGGTACTTACAGGATTTCCTTTCATGTGTTTTGCATTGTTTGTCACAATTGAAAGAAACGGGTTCTGATCACCGGAAGCTACACTACACATGTCAAAGACTCAAAGATGTCGAAACGCGAACTTGTTCCGGCTCTGTTTCCCTTGCAACGACCCTGGCCGCTACTTACAGAAGCCACTGCTTGGGGTCATACCAGGTGGATGGTTCCGGCCGTCTCTTGAGCCGGCCACCGAGATGCATCGTCGGAATTTCAGCCGGAGTCGAGGTAGTCGTAGGAGAGGCCGTGACATGCGCGGACGAATCATCTGGCCATTGTCAAGTGAACATGAAACGCATCAGGAATCGTTCGAAAAAATCAATCAGCGAATTAATCAAGCGGCACACACCGGCCGGAGCGCGGCGCGCCTCATGTCGTCGGTGCCGCTCTCCTACTACTACCTCGCCAGCGATCGTACCCCTCCAGCGCCTGCTCCGCGCGCCGCCAGATGTGCTCGTCGGACTCGGATCCCAGGAGATgctgcaccgccgccgccgccgccgccgcctccgctgtcGGCCGCTTCGGCGCGGCGAGCTCCACATTCCCCTCCTCTCGCTTAACTTCTGACCCCCGTTTCACCGCGGCGACCTCTGCCTTCgcctcctccagctgcttccgcaGTGCGGCCACCTCTGCGTCCCGCGCCACCAGCTTCCCCTCCAGCTCCAGCGCGTAGCTCAGGGAGAATGACGTGTAGTTCACGGCCTGCAAACAAAGGATCGGGCATCGGAAATGCACATTGCGGACCGACGAACGATTTTCCGTTGCTTTGCGTTTGGCATACCTTCAGAATCGCTGCGTAGCTCGACCTGACGACCTCGGAAGGCTTGCTAGCCTCGAACACGCGCTCCtgcggcggcgcgacggcggACTGCAGCAGCTCCCGTGCAGCCTTCCAGCCCGTGGTGTCTCCGCCGTGCCTTCTGGGGAGGTTCGTCCGTGGCTTCCTAGGTAGGAAGCCCGGCGGTGGCGGAAACACGACGGAGGATGATAGCGCCGTGTTCAGCAGCGAAGGGGGCGAGCACTCCTTGTCGTTGCCTTCCTCCAGATCCCTCTTCTTCCCGCACAAAGCTGCCGATCCTGGTGCGTTGCTGCCCGGCTCGGCTTTCACCTTCTTCGTCAACGCCCTCTCCGCAAACATAGTTCTCATCATGTTGTAGACGGATGGATCCATTCCTAGCGAACAACGGCAACATCAGCAGTCCATAAAACAGGGGAATCACAGGGATTTCGATCTTCAGTTACCTTTGGAAGTATAAGGAGAAGCCGCCGCCGGCGGAAGTGGAGATGCGGCAGGTACCATAGGGCCGGCGAGGTTGCCGTCGCAAAGACATGTCATCATATCAACGGCGGCGCCAGCGCCACCATAAGCTTCTAGTATCTTCTTCGCCGATCTCTTTTCCTCACTGGTTAGCGCCGGATTTACGAAGGAGCTCTTCGACGGCTCGCCCCACTCCACGGGGCAAGGCCACGGCTCCGGCGACGAGAGGAAGAAATACAGCCTTTTCCAGTCCAAGGGAGTATTTGGCATCCCCGTGAAGCGCAGGCCGGAGCTGTCCCTGGCACGGAAACAGTACCAGCCTTTGAGCTTGTGGCTGACCGTGGACAGAACGAAGAAGCGCCGGAACACGCCCAGCGACGGCGGCACACCGACGGAACGACTGAGCGCGAGGAAGCCCGCCATGACGCGCCACCCGTTGGGCATGAGCTGGGCCGGCGCGATGCCGAAGTGGACGAGCACCTCGCAGAAGAAGCCGTGCAGCGGCACGCGCATCCCGGCTTCCAGCGCGTGCGCGTACACGCAGATATGCCCCGGGGGCGGGGGCGTGCAGGCGCGCCGGTCGTCGCCGGCGGGGCGCGGGGTATACGCGCTCGGAACGCCGTGCTTCTTGCAGAGGAACTCGACCTTGGCCTGCGTGCGCAGGGAGGAGACGAGGCGCTCGTCGACCGCGGGAGTCGACGCCACCAAGGCTGCGGTGGCGACGCCGTTGTCCGGCTCGACGGAGGAGGAAGGCATCGCACCAGTTTCTTCTGTCCTGTCCCGCAGACCGCACTGCAGCGGAAAGATGAACCTGCCGAGTGCAGACAAAGTGCAAGGGCACTTTTGGACTTGATTGGTCTTTTCTTTGGGACACAATTTTTGGTCTTTGCGCAAAAGGAATAAAGTAAGACCACTACAGTGTCTTCCAGTGTGATTCAAAGCATTATAGGAATGGCCTCTTTGTCCAAAGATAATACATCCATTCCATGAATGAAACTTATATTTAAAATTAAGCTAACCAAAGTTTAACATCTATCAACAAAGATATCatattgaaatatatattttAACATGTATCTAAGAACATCTCTACTCGGTTTTCCATACGGCGTCCGACACTCCCTCTAATGGGCCATATTGGGATCAGTGGCCCGAGCCCACTCGTTATCNNNNNNNNNNNNNNNNNNNNNNNNNNNNNNNNNNNNNNNNNNNNNNNNNNNNNNNNNNNNNNNNNNNNNNNNNNNNNNNNNNNNNNNNNNNNNNNNNNNNGAatttaagtaaagtaaatgcaagtaactaattttttgaatttttagtgtagagtgcaagacagtaaataaaacaaactagataaagtaaatgcaagtaaactaatttttttgtgttttcgatatagcaaacaagatagcaaataaagtaaaactagcaactaatttttttgtattttgatttagtgcagcaaacaaagtagtaaataaaataaagcaagacaaaaacaaagtaaagaggttgagaagtggagactccccttgcagcgtgtcttgatctccccggcaacggcgccagaaaatgtgcttgatggcgtgtatttcacacgttcgttgggcaaccccaagaggaaggtatgatgcgcacagcagcaagttttccctcggaaagaaaccaaggtttatcgaaccaggaggagccaagaagcacgttgaaggttgatggcggcgggatgtagtgcggcgcaacaccggggattccggcgccaacgtggaacctgcacaacacaaccaaactactttgccccaacgaaacagatgaggttgtcaatctcaccggcttgctgtaacaaaggattaaccgtattgtgtggaagatgattgtttgcagaaaacaagtagaacaagtattgcagatagattgtatttcgagtaaagagaattggaccggggtccacagttcactagaggtgtctctcccataagacgaacagcatgttgggtgaacaaattacagttgggcaattgacaaataaagagagcatgacaatgcacatacatatcatgatgagtatagtgagatttaattgggcattacgacaaagtacatagaccgccatccaaccgcatctatgcctaaaaagtccaccttcagagttatcatccgaacccctccaagtattaagttgcaagcaacagacaattgcattaagtatggtgcgtaatgtaatcaacaactacatccttagacatagcatcaatgttttatccctagtggcaacaagcacaacacaaccttagaactttccgtcactcgtcccaagtgtcaatgcgggcatgaacccactatcgagcataagtactccctcttggagttacaagcatctacttggccagagcatctactagtaacggaaagcatgcaagatcataaacaacacataagcataactttgataatcaacataacaagtattctctattcatcggatcccaacaaacgcaacatatagaattacatatagatgatcttgatcatgataggcagctcacaagatccgacaatgatagcacaatggggagaagacaaccatctagctactgctatggacccatagtccaggggtagactactcacacatcacaccggaggcgaccatggcggcgtagagtcctccgggagatgattcccctctccggcagggtgccggaggcgatctcctggatcccccgagatgggatcggcggcggcggcgtctctggaaggttttccgtatcgtggttctcggtactgggggtttcgtcacggaggctttaagtaggcggaagggcagagtcaggggccaggcgagggggccacaccatagggcggcgcgggccccccctgggccatgccgccacgtggtgtcgccacctcgtggc contains the following coding sequences:
- the LOC124706168 gene encoding uncharacterized protein LOC124706168, whose product is MPSSSVEPDNGVATAALVASTPAVDERLVSSLRTQAKVEFLCKKHGVPSAYTPRPAGDDRRACTPPPPGHICVYAHALEAGMRVPLHGFFCEVLVHFGIAPAQLMPNGWRVMAGFLALSRSVGVPPSLGVFRRFFVLSTVSHKLKGWYCFRARDSSGLRFTGMPNTPLDWKRLYFFLSSPEPWPCPVEWGEPSKSSFVNPALTSEEKRSAKKILEAYGGAGAAVDMMTCLCDGNLAGPMVPAASPLPPAAASPYTSKGMDPSVYNMMRTMFAERALTKKVKAEPGSNAPGSAALCGKKRDLEEGNDKECSPPSLLNTALSSSVVFPPPPGFLPRKPRTNLPRRHGGDTTGWKAARELLQSAVAPPQERVFEASKPSEVVRSSYAAILKAVNYTSFSLSYALELEGKLVARDAEVAALRKQLEEAKAEVAAVKRGSEVKREEGNVELAAPKRPTAEAAAAAAAVQHLLGSESDEHIWRRAEQALEGFYTLRRSGYSLLLTALMLLVELRWSEPETSCVGTPASSSIKPSGSSRDLGVFDLEAPLPCRHGGGGADRTPDGAALVQSFEQRPGADLH